One Methylomonas sp. LL1 DNA window includes the following coding sequences:
- a CDS encoding SlyX family protein — protein sequence MTEERIIELEIKQAYQEDLIQALNQVVADQQKQIGKLEETCKLLHDKIKSLAMAERNPAIIDERPPHY from the coding sequence ATGACCGAAGAACGCATTATCGAACTGGAAATAAAACAAGCTTATCAGGAGGATTTGATTCAGGCATTGAATCAGGTGGTTGCCGATCAACAAAAGCAAATCGGCAAACTGGAAGAAACTTGCAAATTATTGCACGACAAAATCAAGAGTCTGGCGATGGCGGAACGCAACCCGGCCATCATCGACGAAAGGCCGCCGCATTACTGA
- a CDS encoding D-alanyl-D-alanine carboxypeptidase family protein has translation MKFALNKKITLFTMAYLLFYGADASARYAAIVIDADSGRVVHEVESNQRWYPASLTKVMTIYMTFAALEAGRLQLHEQLTVSAHAARQPSSRLGLRRGQTISVEQAIMAVTTRSANDAAVLLAERLGGTESDFASMMTQQAHGMGMYNSSFQNASGLPDEGQISSARDLALLSAALIRDFPQYYRYFSATEFAYKGRVLPNTNKILKTYPDADGLKTGFTCGSGYNLIASAKRDGRRLIGVLLGAHSSGERFHQMGNLLDLGFEKSQAGVFGMPVEQLTNSNFAPPPFQLSSNRCAGSAEQMGADSGSGKAEAIEINPGSSGRSAERHAAKTRNHRSHASADNWAVMLGDHSRRTDANVDLKQARYALGSAAKGGEPHIVRLRMKGRQFWRAEWTALDQDQARTFCKKLRSKGRECTLLPG, from the coding sequence TTGAAATTCGCACTGAACAAAAAAATTACATTATTTACAATGGCTTATCTGCTGTTTTATGGCGCCGATGCCTCGGCCCGCTATGCGGCAATCGTGATCGATGCCGATAGCGGGCGCGTGGTTCATGAAGTCGAATCGAATCAGCGCTGGTATCCGGCTTCATTGACCAAGGTCATGACGATCTACATGACCTTTGCCGCGCTGGAAGCCGGACGGTTGCAACTGCATGAACAACTGACCGTTTCGGCTCATGCGGCCCGCCAACCCAGTTCCCGATTGGGTTTGCGCCGGGGCCAGACCATTAGCGTCGAACAGGCCATCATGGCCGTGACTACCCGTTCCGCCAATGATGCGGCTGTATTATTGGCCGAGCGCTTGGGCGGCACCGAATCTGATTTTGCTTCGATGATGACCCAGCAGGCCCATGGCATGGGCATGTATAACAGTTCGTTTCAGAATGCCAGCGGATTGCCCGACGAAGGCCAGATCAGTAGCGCCCGTGACTTGGCATTGCTGTCGGCGGCGCTGATTCGCGATTTTCCGCAATATTACCGTTATTTTTCGGCTACCGAATTTGCCTATAAAGGCCGGGTATTGCCCAATACCAACAAGATTTTAAAAACCTATCCCGATGCCGACGGCTTAAAAACCGGCTTTACCTGCGGCTCGGGCTATAACCTGATTGCCTCGGCCAAACGTGACGGCCGGCGTTTGATTGGTGTGTTGTTGGGCGCGCACAGCAGCGGCGAACGCTTTCATCAGATGGGTAATTTACTGGATCTGGGTTTTGAAAAATCCCAGGCGGGCGTTTTTGGCATGCCGGTCGAACAATTGACCAATAGCAACTTCGCACCGCCGCCGTTTCAGCTGTCGTCGAATCGGTGCGCCGGAAGCGCGGAACAGATGGGGGCCGATAGTGGTTCCGGCAAAGCGGAAGCGATCGAGATCAATCCAGGTTCATCCGGAAGATCGGCCGAAAGGCATGCCGCTAAAACGCGAAATCACCGCAGCCATGCTTCGGCGGATAATTGGGCCGTGATGTTGGGCGACCATAGCCGAAGAACGGATGCCAACGTCGATTTAAAACAAGCCCGCTATGCCTTGGGTTCCGCGGCAAAAGGCGGAGAACCGCATATTGTCAGGCTCAGAATGAAAGGTAGGCAATTTTGGCGGGCCGAGTGGACCGCGCTCGATCAGGACCAGGCCCGGACGTTTTGTAAAAAATTGCGTAGCAAGGGTCGTGAATGCACCCTGTTGCCCGGTTAA
- a CDS encoding DUF6763 family protein, with amino-acid sequence MTTITDPVIGRWYKDFENNLTFKVVAIDTKDETIDVQYANGDLGEYDNDAWYASTFDYIEDPEDWSAPFDDLETDDLGYSDTDVHARPEREDLDISDYLD; translated from the coding sequence ATGACAACCATTACAGATCCGGTCATAGGCCGTTGGTATAAAGACTTTGAAAATAATTTGACCTTTAAAGTCGTGGCCATTGATACAAAAGACGAAACCATCGACGTGCAATACGCCAATGGCGATTTGGGCGAATACGATAACGACGCATGGTACGCGTCGACCTTTGATTACATAGAAGACCCGGAAGATTGGAGCGCGCCGTTCGACGATCTGGAAACCGACGATTTAGGTTATTCGGATACGGATGTGCATGCGCGACCGGAGCGGGAAGACTTGGATATTAGCGATTATTTGGACTGA
- a CDS encoding GlxA family transcriptional regulator, translating to MSTFSFSRPESFKFECRTIGIVVFPGVEALDITGPSEVFNFANLSLQKQGISEHNIYSIKLLAKKPGPVTTMSGLQLVAPDAYGDLNAEIDTLLIPGGDMEQVLSDTKLIDWIKAMSPKVRRLVSVCTGAFLLAEAGLLEGCKATTHWNYCQRLAREYPGIQVKPDYIFIQEGHIFTSGGITSGIDLALALLEEDWGRDLALFVARFLVVFLKRPGGQSQFSSYLACEASQRPDLRELQAWIIEHVDQDMRIEALAERMAMSPRNFARLFLTETGMTPAKFVEMTRIDRARHLLETGELSVEAIASQTGFKDAERMRRAFIRLLAVNPRHYRQRFGQSTTA from the coding sequence ATGTCGACGTTCTCTTTTTCCAGGCCCGAAAGCTTCAAATTTGAATGCCGCACCATAGGCATCGTTGTGTTTCCGGGCGTCGAGGCATTGGATATCACCGGCCCCTCCGAAGTGTTTAATTTCGCCAATCTGAGCTTGCAAAAACAAGGCATCTCCGAACACAACATTTATTCGATCAAACTGTTAGCGAAAAAACCAGGTCCCGTCACCACCATGTCGGGCCTGCAACTAGTCGCCCCGGATGCTTATGGCGATTTGAATGCCGAAATCGATACTTTGCTAATTCCAGGCGGGGATATGGAACAAGTGTTATCCGACACAAAACTGATCGACTGGATCAAGGCAATGTCTCCCAAGGTTCGCCGCTTGGTTTCGGTCTGTACCGGCGCCTTTTTACTTGCCGAAGCCGGTTTGCTGGAAGGCTGCAAAGCCACGACGCATTGGAATTACTGCCAGCGACTCGCCAGAGAATACCCCGGCATTCAAGTAAAGCCGGATTATATCTTTATCCAGGAGGGACACATTTTCACATCGGGCGGCATCACTTCGGGCATTGATCTGGCGCTTGCATTATTGGAGGAGGATTGGGGCCGAGATTTGGCGTTGTTTGTAGCGCGTTTTTTAGTCGTATTTTTAAAGCGCCCCGGCGGTCAATCGCAGTTCAGTAGCTATCTTGCCTGTGAAGCCAGCCAACGTCCCGACCTGCGCGAGTTGCAGGCTTGGATTATCGAACATGTCGACCAGGATATGCGTATCGAAGCACTGGCCGAACGCATGGCCATGAGTCCGCGTAATTTTGCCCGGTTGTTTTTAACCGAAACCGGCATGACCCCAGCCAAATTCGTGGAAATGACCCGGATCGATCGAGCTAGACACTTGCTTGAGACAGGCGAACTTTCGGTGGAAGCCATAGCCAGCCAAACCGGTTTTAAGGATGCCGAACGTATGCGGCGGGCATTCATCCGCCTACTCGCGGTCAATCCACGCCATTACCGGCAGCGTTTCGGCCAATCGACTACCGCTTAG
- a CDS encoding polysaccharide biosynthesis protein, translating to MSFKFRSRTSIFIHDLLMVPLAWFGAYWFRFNLDVIPDEYFYSALLFSPVVIAIQVSAFCAFGLYRGVWRFSSMPDLVRIAKSVATGIFFIAGCLFLYNRLEGLPRSVMPLYMLMLLALLCIPRFVYRFWKERAVVERIGQRALIIGAGSAGEMLARDLLSNPHSGYIPVIFADDQSAKFKREIRGIRVAGRVEQLPDLVEQWDIEVVLIAVPSASDSQMRRIVEICEGCGVPFQTLPSVKELLSGAVTKANLRNVSIMDILGRDPVRLDWQRMKSSLADKTILVTGGGGSIGSELCKQLSRLQPRKLIVFDQCEYNLYKIDADLTRLNGQLQHLAVLGDVADPLAVRQLIDSRKPDVIFHAAAYKHVPLLEGQVREAVHNNLIGTKIVAEAAIAGGVERFVLISTDKAVNPSNVMGATKRAAEILCQNLNQTGTTRFMTVRFGNVLDSAGSVVPLFREQIQAGGPVTVTHPDITRYFMTIPEACQLIMQAETVGEGGEVFVLDMGEPVKIVYLAEQMIRLSGKVPGQDIPIEFVGLRPGEKLYEELFHDEEPLMETGYNKLRLAKARVYDNDAWFRQIQELTQACRQQDQQRILTLLKGLVPEFKSEQ from the coding sequence ATGAGCTTCAAGTTTCGCTCGCGCACCTCGATATTTATCCATGACTTATTGATGGTGCCGCTGGCCTGGTTTGGGGCTTATTGGTTTCGTTTCAATCTGGATGTGATCCCGGATGAATATTTTTATTCGGCCTTGCTGTTTTCGCCGGTGGTGATTGCGATTCAGGTTTCCGCGTTCTGTGCATTCGGTCTTTATCGGGGCGTTTGGCGTTTTTCATCAATGCCTGATCTGGTTCGTATCGCTAAATCGGTGGCGACCGGTATCTTCTTTATCGCCGGATGCTTGTTTCTTTACAATCGTCTGGAGGGCTTGCCGAGATCGGTGATGCCGCTGTATATGCTGATGCTGTTGGCTTTGCTGTGCATTCCTCGATTCGTTTATCGGTTTTGGAAAGAGCGGGCGGTCGTCGAGCGCATCGGCCAGCGGGCCTTGATCATCGGTGCCGGCTCCGCCGGCGAGATGCTGGCGCGGGATTTATTATCCAACCCCCATAGCGGTTACATCCCGGTTATATTTGCCGACGACCAATCGGCTAAATTCAAACGCGAAATTCGTGGTATCCGGGTGGCCGGCCGAGTCGAGCAATTACCCGATTTGGTCGAGCAATGGGATATCGAGGTGGTGTTGATCGCGGTGCCTTCGGCTAGCGACAGCCAAATGCGCCGCATCGTGGAAATTTGCGAAGGCTGCGGCGTACCGTTTCAAACCCTGCCTTCGGTCAAGGAATTACTCAGCGGCGCGGTGACCAAGGCCAATCTTAGAAACGTATCGATCATGGATATTCTGGGCCGCGATCCGGTGCGCCTGGATTGGCAACGTATGAAATCCAGTTTGGCCGATAAAACCATCTTGGTAACCGGCGGTGGCGGATCGATAGGTTCGGAGCTCTGCAAGCAACTGTCCAGATTACAGCCACGCAAGCTAATCGTGTTTGATCAATGCGAATACAATCTGTATAAGATTGATGCCGATTTGACCCGGTTGAATGGACAGTTGCAACATTTGGCGGTGTTGGGCGACGTGGCCGATCCGTTGGCCGTGCGGCAATTGATTGATAGCCGGAAACCGGACGTGATATTTCATGCCGCCGCTTATAAACATGTGCCGTTGCTGGAAGGACAGGTGCGCGAAGCGGTGCATAACAACCTGATAGGCACCAAAATCGTGGCCGAAGCCGCGATTGCCGGCGGAGTAGAGCGCTTTGTGCTGATTTCCACCGACAAGGCGGTCAATCCCAGCAATGTGATGGGGGCGACCAAACGGGCCGCCGAAATTCTGTGCCAAAACCTGAATCAAACCGGCACTACTCGCTTCATGACCGTGCGTTTCGGCAATGTGCTGGATTCGGCCGGCAGCGTGGTGCCGTTGTTCCGCGAGCAAATCCAGGCCGGCGGTCCGGTTACCGTGACCCATCCGGATATTACCCGCTATTTCATGACCATCCCGGAAGCGTGCCAACTGATCATGCAGGCCGAAACCGTGGGCGAGGGCGGCGAAGTGTTTGTGCTGGACATGGGCGAACCAGTGAAAATCGTCTATTTGGCCGAACAGATGATACGTTTGAGCGGGAAAGTGCCGGGCCAGGATATTCCAATCGAGTTTGTCGGCTTGCGGCCCGGCGAAAAGTTATATGAGGAGTTGTTTCACGATGAAGAGCCTCTGATGGAAACTGGTTATAACAAGTTACGCTTGGCTAAGGCCAGGGTTTACGACAACGACGCTTGGTTTAGACAAATTCAGGAGTTGACCCAGGCCTGCCGGCAGCAGGATCAACAGCGGATTTTGACCTTGCTGAAAGGCCTGGTGCCTGAATTCAAGTCCGAGCAGTGA
- a CDS encoding hemerythrin domain-containing protein: MRILLVSTAFSGLTQRFYTELDDAGYQVSVELHLENEAQLLQGIQLFQPDLIICPFLTRRIPECVYQQYRCLIVHPGIKGDRGPSSLDWAIQQGHEEWGVTLLQAAAEMDAGDIWASKTFSLRKACKSSVFNREVTQAAVDCLWEALSYFDAPNFKPEPLDYDNPKIKGQLRPQIKQTDRRIDWKKHKTDDILRRIHAADGCPGVLDDMFGKTFYLFNADKETKLRGKPGEIIAVAGHAICRATSDGAIWIGHLKPKQADGQGIKLPATLALADLWPKPKTGLAGWITMQPKTLEIDYTIPGRQLACQEVWYELDSEAAYLYFPFHNGGMSTGQCRLLLEVYRHLASLNIKAIVLMGGEEFWSNGIHLNHIEAAADPAEASWQNINAMDDLIYQIITTQDKLTIAAVAGNAGAGGAILAIAPDKVIVRDGVIFNPHYKNMGGLYGSEYWTYLLPKRVGQTLATQLTEGCLPISAKRAWQLGLVDKVLDQQHSLFYAQVKHWVTAYLSTPSELDILLSEKADTRRMDEAGKPLATYRKFELTQMYRNFYVDHAYHQARKDFVCKKALQQTPLNIAKHRQDQPQKPLQALGITNFAWQDTYALGDEIIDREHKSFFELATKLTDASNKEAMLNTMFDLHEHVKTHFGAEENAMKQIGFHHYQSHAKEHNLMLEQLIQLTRKIQHDNCKTRDTQRFIDKWTKHILHADMAFNQHWKEMTKYCI; encoded by the coding sequence ATGCGTATCTTACTCGTCTCCACCGCATTTTCCGGACTCACCCAGCGCTTTTATACCGAACTGGACGATGCCGGCTATCAGGTTTCCGTCGAATTGCATCTTGAGAACGAAGCGCAATTACTGCAAGGGATACAACTTTTTCAACCGGATTTGATTATTTGCCCTTTTTTGACCCGACGCATACCGGAATGCGTTTATCAACAATACCGTTGCCTGATAGTACATCCAGGCATCAAGGGCGATCGCGGCCCCTCATCACTGGATTGGGCCATACAGCAAGGCCATGAGGAATGGGGGGTGACACTATTGCAAGCCGCGGCCGAGATGGATGCCGGCGACATTTGGGCCAGTAAAACATTTTCGTTGAGGAAGGCCTGCAAAAGCAGTGTATTTAACCGCGAAGTCACTCAAGCCGCCGTCGATTGTCTATGGGAGGCCTTGAGCTATTTCGATGCCCCTAATTTCAAACCCGAACCGTTGGATTACGATAATCCCAAAATCAAGGGTCAATTGCGCCCGCAGATCAAACAAACCGACCGCCGGATAGACTGGAAAAAACATAAAACCGACGACATCCTGCGGCGTATCCATGCGGCCGACGGCTGTCCGGGAGTATTGGATGACATGTTCGGCAAGACGTTTTATCTATTTAATGCTGATAAAGAAACAAAATTGCGCGGCAAACCCGGCGAGATTATCGCCGTCGCCGGCCACGCCATTTGCCGGGCGACTTCCGACGGTGCAATATGGATTGGCCATTTAAAACCCAAACAAGCGGACGGCCAAGGCATAAAACTGCCTGCCACCCTAGCCTTGGCGGATCTTTGGCCGAAACCGAAAACCGGTTTAGCGGGTTGGATAACCATGCAGCCGAAAACTCTGGAAATCGACTACACCATACCCGGCAGACAATTAGCTTGTCAGGAAGTCTGGTACGAGTTGGACAGCGAAGCCGCCTATCTTTATTTTCCGTTCCATAACGGTGGCATGAGCACCGGACAATGCCGGTTATTGCTTGAGGTATACCGACACCTGGCAAGCTTGAATATCAAAGCCATCGTATTAATGGGCGGAGAAGAGTTCTGGTCCAACGGCATTCATCTCAACCATATCGAAGCCGCCGCCGATCCGGCCGAAGCATCCTGGCAAAACATCAATGCCATGGATGATCTGATTTATCAAATCATTACCACACAGGATAAATTAACCATCGCGGCGGTGGCCGGCAATGCCGGGGCTGGCGGCGCCATTCTGGCGATCGCACCGGATAAGGTAATAGTCAGGGATGGCGTGATTTTCAACCCCCATTATAAAAACATGGGGGGACTGTACGGTTCCGAATATTGGACCTACTTGCTACCCAAACGGGTCGGGCAGACGCTTGCCACTCAATTAACCGAAGGGTGTCTGCCTATCAGCGCCAAAAGAGCTTGGCAATTGGGCTTGGTCGATAAAGTGCTTGATCAACAACATTCGCTGTTTTATGCCCAGGTCAAACATTGGGTAACCGCCTATCTGAGCACTCCATCGGAACTGGACATTCTACTCAGCGAAAAAGCCGACACCCGTCGGATGGATGAAGCCGGCAAACCGTTGGCGACTTACCGCAAATTTGAGCTGACGCAAATGTATCGCAACTTTTATGTTGACCATGCCTATCATCAAGCAAGAAAAGATTTTGTGTGCAAAAAAGCACTGCAGCAAACCCCGCTTAATATCGCCAAACATCGGCAAGACCAGCCCCAAAAACCGTTGCAAGCCCTTGGAATCACGAATTTTGCTTGGCAGGATACTTATGCCTTGGGCGATGAAATCATCGACCGAGAACACAAAAGTTTTTTCGAATTAGCGACAAAACTGACGGATGCCTCCAACAAGGAGGCTATGTTGAATACGATGTTTGATTTACACGAGCACGTCAAAACCCATTTTGGCGCGGAGGAAAATGCAATGAAGCAAATAGGGTTTCATCACTATCAAAGCCATGCCAAGGAACATAATCTCATGCTGGAACAACTGATCCAGTTGACTCGCAAGATACAACATGACAACTGCAAAACGCGGGATACACAAAGATTTATCGACAAGTGGACCAAGCATATTTTGCATGCCGACATGGCATTTAACCAGCATTGGAAGGAAATGACCAAATACTGTATTTAG
- a CDS encoding cation diffusion facilitator family transporter: protein MSHDNSTKAIAYAFAANLGIAISKTGAALWTGSGSLLAEAIHSFADCGNQVLLFVGMKRSARLATVQHPMGFGRESYIWSMMVAITLFSVGGLFSIYEGWLRFGEHHEVENAEIALLILLIAVVLEAFSLKGALSALRQEKASRSLWRWFKETYSSELMVVVGEDLAALLGLVIAAVMLGLTMLTGNPVYDAMGSVLIGVLLVIVALLVGREVHSLLLGEADAEIRDAVSDYLRQQASVVKLLNLWAINHGSQVLIAIKAELLPDLTVAEAVDLINAMEQQIKTVHPRVNWVFFEIDNSD from the coding sequence ATGTCTCACGATAATTCTACAAAAGCCATTGCTTATGCCTTTGCTGCTAATTTGGGTATCGCCATCAGTAAAACCGGCGCCGCTTTGTGGACCGGGTCGGGCTCGTTGCTGGCTGAAGCGATTCACTCCTTTGCCGATTGCGGCAATCAGGTGTTGTTGTTCGTCGGCATGAAACGCTCGGCGCGTCTGGCAACAGTCCAGCACCCGATGGGGTTTGGACGTGAGTCTTACATCTGGTCGATGATGGTGGCGATTACCTTGTTTTCGGTCGGAGGCTTGTTCTCAATCTATGAGGGTTGGTTGCGGTTTGGTGAGCATCATGAAGTGGAAAATGCCGAAATCGCCTTGTTGATTTTGTTGATAGCCGTGGTGCTGGAGGCGTTTTCGCTGAAGGGGGCGCTGTCGGCGTTGCGGCAGGAAAAGGCTAGTCGTAGCTTATGGCGCTGGTTCAAGGAGACCTATTCCAGCGAATTGATGGTGGTGGTCGGTGAAGATTTGGCCGCCTTGTTGGGGTTAGTCATTGCCGCCGTAATGCTGGGCTTGACCATGTTGACCGGCAATCCGGTTTATGACGCCATGGGATCGGTTTTGATAGGGGTGTTGTTGGTAATAGTTGCCTTGCTGGTGGGGCGAGAAGTGCACTCCTTGTTGTTGGGCGAAGCGGATGCCGAGATTCGCGACGCGGTTTCCGATTATTTGCGGCAGCAAGCGTCGGTGGTCAAGCTGCTTAATCTCTGGGCCATCAATCATGGCAGCCAAGTGTTGATCGCCATCAAAGCCGAATTATTGCCGGATTTGACCGTCGCCGAAGCGGTGGATTTAATCAACGCCATGGAGCAACAGATTAAAACTGTGCATCCGCGGGTAAATTGGGTCTTTTTCGAAATCGATAATTCTGATTAA